In the Adlercreutzia equolifaciens DSM 19450 genome, one interval contains:
- the rpsG gene encoding 30S ribosomal protein S7 yields MPRRAAAVRRETQPDAKFNNRLVTQLINKVLLDGKKSIAENIVYGAFDLVQEKTGEDPLTVFKKAMDNVRPTLECKPKRVGGATYQVPMEVNSRRATTLAIRWIVDFSRKRKEHTMRERLANEIIDASNNTGAAVKKREDMYKMAEANRAFSHYRF; encoded by the coding sequence ATGCCGCGTCGTGCAGCAGCAGTCCGCCGCGAAACGCAGCCGGACGCAAAGTTCAACAACCGTCTCGTCACGCAGCTCATCAACAAGGTTCTGCTTGACGGCAAGAAGTCCATCGCCGAGAACATCGTCTACGGCGCCTTCGACCTGGTCCAGGAGAAGACCGGCGAGGATCCGCTGACCGTGTTCAAGAAGGCCATGGACAACGTCCGCCCCACCCTCGAGTGCAAGCCGAAGCGCGTGGGCGGCGCCACTTACCAGGTGCCGATGGAAGTCAACTCCCGTCGTGCCACCACATTGGCGATCCGCTGGATCGTCGACTTCTCCCGCAAGCGCAAGGAGCACACCATGCGCGAGCGTCTCGCCAACGAGATCATCGACGCCTCCAACAACACGGGCGCCGCTGTGAAGAAGCGCGAGGACATGTACAAGATGGCCGAGGCTAACCGTGCGTTCTCGCACTATCGCTTCTAA
- the rpsL gene encoding 30S ribosomal protein S12: protein MPTINQLVRKGRKKTVDKSKTPALKGNPQKRGVCTRVYTTTPKKPNSALRKVCRVRLVNGMEVTAYIPGEGHNLQEHSMVLIRGGRVKDLPGVRYKVIRAALDCAAVDNRKQARSRYGAKRPK from the coding sequence TTGCCTACAATTAACCAGCTGGTCCGCAAGGGCCGCAAGAAGACGGTCGACAAGTCGAAGACCCCGGCGCTCAAGGGCAACCCGCAGAAGCGCGGCGTGTGCACCCGCGTGTACACCACGACCCCCAAGAAGCCGAACTCCGCTCTTCGAAAGGTCTGCCGTGTGCGTCTCGTCAACGGTATGGAGGTCACGGCCTACATCCCCGGCGAGGGCCACAACCTCCAGGAGCACTCCATGGTGCTCATCCGCGGCGGCCGTGTAAAGGACCTTCCCGGTGTCCGCTACAAGGTCATCCGCGCGGCGCTCGACTGCGCTGCGGTGGACAACCGCAAGCAGGCCCGCAGCCGCTACGGCGCCAAGCGCCCGAAATAA
- a CDS encoding response regulator transcription factor has product MVGITKDDGALPSQGLGGASEKSGLLVVLGYIGAQTWLPIVGVVADMYRGGDLALSGLNPLLFSYLVVLGTTACAASFARWRDEWYRGVFGAFAGALAAIAGAALLLVPERGASVAVAVLRVVSGALLGLGGGLLTMVWSERFGRLDAPARSRVSFLVVLAACLLAAFAQSIGIHWLLLAVVAVFSAVSSALFMVSASRGEAPAKTSSPVTHLQGAFVRIIASYGLFGLVFALMITQFLIARHGHALSWTWLLSLSGVVISLVVEVVAKALLKQGFSWLLLLRFAAIPILVAFYPFDAGSEFSLRFAMGASAVALWVYLSLVVGVAAEAAGQIRVPFAIVWGVALGALALGAALGSSLALMMESLDLQGHVSVTAIAAMVLAVIASDVVLTRGSLARAYKRAVTAAGGKEAESADGGTPFDERVAAVAEVYALTEREAEVLGILARGHGLGRVQEVLFIAEGTAITHRRHIYQKLDVHSKAELIDLVSGFGDDGIDDD; this is encoded by the coding sequence ATGGTAGGAATTACGAAGGACGATGGCGCGCTACCGTCTCAGGGGCTCGGAGGGGCTTCCGAGAAGAGCGGGCTTTTGGTGGTTCTCGGGTATATTGGCGCCCAAACGTGGCTTCCCATTGTCGGCGTGGTAGCCGATATGTATCGCGGGGGCGATCTGGCGCTGTCGGGGCTGAACCCCCTTCTCTTTTCTTATCTTGTTGTTTTGGGGACGACGGCGTGCGCAGCGTCTTTCGCGCGTTGGAGGGACGAATGGTATCGAGGCGTCTTCGGGGCGTTTGCGGGCGCGTTGGCTGCCATCGCCGGTGCAGCGCTTCTGCTCGTTCCCGAACGGGGCGCCTCTGTGGCAGTTGCGGTTCTACGCGTCGTGTCCGGCGCGCTGCTCGGCTTGGGCGGCGGTTTGCTCACCATGGTATGGAGCGAACGCTTTGGACGGCTGGATGCTCCGGCGCGCTCCCGGGTTTCGTTTCTCGTCGTACTCGCTGCCTGCCTGCTGGCGGCCTTCGCTCAGTCCATAGGCATCCACTGGTTGCTGCTTGCAGTGGTCGCCGTGTTCTCGGCGGTGTCCAGCGCCTTGTTCATGGTGTCGGCGTCTCGCGGCGAGGCTCCTGCTAAAACCTCTTCGCCAGTGACGCATCTGCAGGGGGCTTTTGTTCGCATTATCGCGTCCTATGGCCTGTTCGGCCTTGTCTTCGCCCTGATGATCACGCAGTTTCTCATTGCGCGTCACGGTCACGCCCTGTCGTGGACGTGGCTTTTGAGCCTTTCGGGCGTCGTTATCTCCCTCGTGGTCGAGGTTGTGGCAAAGGCGCTGCTCAAACAGGGATTCAGCTGGCTGCTCCTTCTGCGCTTTGCGGCCATACCGATACTTGTGGCTTTTTACCCCTTCGATGCCGGAAGCGAGTTCTCCCTGCGCTTTGCCATGGGGGCCTCGGCGGTGGCTCTGTGGGTGTACCTTTCCTTGGTGGTGGGAGTCGCGGCGGAGGCGGCCGGGCAGATTCGCGTACCTTTTGCTATCGTGTGGGGTGTGGCTCTGGGCGCGCTTGCCCTGGGCGCGGCTTTGGGGTCGAGTTTGGCGCTAATGATGGAGAGCCTCGATCTCCAGGGCCACGTGAGCGTGACGGCCATCGCGGCCATGGTGCTTGCTGTTATCGCGTCGGATGTGGTGTTGACGCGCGGAAGTTTGGCACGGGCCTACAAGAGGGCCGTAACTGCCGCAGGGGGCAAAGAGGCGGAGTCTGCTGACGGCGGTACGCCTTTCGATGAGCGGGTCGCGGCCGTGGCTGAGGTCTACGCGCTGACTGAGCGAGAGGCAGAGGTTCTGGGCATTCTGGCGCGCGGGCATGGGCTGGGTCGCGTTCAGGAGGTGCTTTTCATTGCCGAGGGAACCGCCATTACTCATCGTCGGCACATTTATCAGAAGCTCGATGTCCATTCCAAGGCCGAGCTCATCGATCTCGTCTCCGGCTTCGGAGATGATGGGATAGATGACGATTGA
- a CDS encoding cytochrome c3 family protein produces MAHVSLRKIVLASAVAGVIALMSLGTVGCAPKTADLSETGSGSQAEADENAAMTGDFAFSADADCTTCHSTEGDSLGDATMPASNHATQECTTCHSDIDSLATAHDGVQFGDKAPKRLKKTTIDTTACFSSGCHGSQEDLAAKTEACAILTDANGTVVNPHALPENEDHTTIDCGSCHSMHSDDTIEDTAKKACKGCHHMDVYECNTCHE; encoded by the coding sequence ATGGCTCACGTATCCCTGCGCAAGATCGTTCTTGCCTCCGCTGTCGCGGGTGTCATCGCACTTATGTCCCTGGGCACTGTCGGCTGCGCCCCGAAAACGGCAGATCTCAGCGAAACGGGCAGCGGCTCACAGGCTGAAGCCGACGAGAACGCCGCAATGACAGGGGACTTCGCGTTCTCCGCAGATGCCGACTGCACCACCTGCCACAGCACCGAGGGCGACTCGCTCGGCGACGCGACGATGCCCGCATCTAACCATGCGACGCAGGAGTGCACCACCTGCCATAGCGACATCGACAGCCTGGCGACCGCCCACGATGGCGTGCAGTTCGGCGACAAGGCGCCCAAACGGCTGAAAAAGACCACCATCGATACCACCGCCTGCTTCAGCAGCGGTTGCCACGGCAGCCAGGAGGACCTGGCCGCCAAGACTGAAGCCTGCGCCATCCTCACCGACGCCAACGGCACGGTAGTGAACCCCCACGCCCTGCCCGAGAACGAAGATCATACGACCATCGACTGCGGCAGCTGTCACAGCATGCATTCCGACGACACCATCGAGGACACGGCAAAGAAGGCATGCAAGGGCTGCCACCACATGGACGTCTACGAGTGCAACACCTGCCACGAGTAA
- a CDS encoding FAD-dependent oxidoreductase yields the protein MEEVSRRSFLKGSALAAAGAAGAAALAGCANNDAALSETGSTPEWMPETWDHETDVLVIGYGGAGLWAGITAFDEGAQVLYLEKSPFRGGGSSSINMGQWTAPHDADAAAQFAFEAFHGQTPMEVCQAWAEEAVQNPDYADEYGLEYTLGDSPRAEYNIFTGYEEMYVGSGDGYGAGFFEAMDQHRADRGIEVLFECHDEELIQNPVTKEIVGCYTLMGTDETPKAVKASKGVILCTGGFEFNEELQAKYLKCYPMRGFYGWKYNTGDGITMAQKVGADLWHMQQVCGGDDAWFDDPEIVPGGVSVQSPTPNYIKVSRLGERWGNEEIFSPHGGWKPYANFDEEICDFDRIPSWYIFDQTSFDGGSWGGMVGGAATENGGMGIGYMTEGLDPELGGWAGWSADNKWELERGWITTGATLDELAANIAASKWDDKMDAEKLKASVARWNELCDKGADEDFGRQQLAKVETGPFYAIPLYPGICNTIGGARRNENANIVDPSGNPIPRLYSAGSFGNMNGHTYAITGGNGSENWCVGRIAGRNAAALEPWDAATEA from the coding sequence ATGGAGGAAGTATCTCGCCGCTCTTTTTTGAAGGGCTCCGCCCTGGCTGCCGCCGGCGCTGCCGGCGCCGCCGCCCTGGCCGGGTGCGCCAACAACGACGCTGCGCTCTCTGAGACTGGCAGCACCCCCGAGTGGATGCCCGAGACCTGGGACCACGAGACCGACGTTTTGGTGATCGGCTACGGCGGAGCGGGCCTGTGGGCCGGCATCACCGCCTTCGACGAGGGCGCTCAAGTGCTCTATCTGGAGAAATCGCCGTTCCGCGGAGGCGGGTCCTCGTCTATCAACATGGGTCAGTGGACTGCCCCCCACGATGCCGACGCGGCCGCTCAGTTTGCTTTCGAGGCCTTCCATGGGCAGACACCTATGGAGGTCTGCCAGGCCTGGGCCGAGGAAGCCGTGCAAAACCCCGACTACGCCGACGAGTACGGCCTCGAGTACACCCTGGGCGATAGCCCCCGTGCCGAGTACAACATCTTCACTGGCTACGAGGAGATGTACGTCGGTTCCGGCGACGGCTACGGCGCGGGCTTCTTCGAGGCCATGGACCAACATCGCGCCGACCGCGGCATCGAGGTGCTGTTCGAATGCCACGACGAGGAGCTCATCCAGAACCCCGTCACCAAGGAGATCGTCGGCTGCTACACCCTCATGGGAACCGACGAGACCCCCAAGGCCGTGAAGGCCTCCAAGGGCGTCATCCTGTGCACTGGCGGCTTCGAATTCAACGAGGAGCTGCAGGCCAAGTATCTGAAGTGCTACCCGATGCGCGGCTTCTACGGCTGGAAGTACAACACCGGCGACGGCATCACCATGGCCCAGAAGGTGGGTGCCGACCTGTGGCACATGCAGCAGGTCTGTGGCGGCGACGACGCCTGGTTCGACGATCCGGAGATCGTGCCCGGGGGCGTTTCCGTGCAGAGCCCCACGCCCAATTACATCAAAGTATCTCGCCTAGGCGAACGCTGGGGTAACGAGGAAATCTTCAGCCCCCATGGTGGCTGGAAGCCCTACGCCAATTTCGATGAGGAGATCTGCGATTTCGACCGTATTCCCTCTTGGTACATCTTCGATCAGACCTCCTTCGACGGCGGCTCCTGGGGCGGCATGGTCGGCGGCGCGGCCACCGAGAACGGTGGCATGGGCATCGGCTACATGACCGAGGGTCTCGATCCCGAACTCGGTGGCTGGGCCGGATGGTCTGCCGACAACAAATGGGAGCTCGAGCGTGGCTGGATTACCACCGGCGCCACCCTGGACGAGCTGGCCGCCAACATCGCCGCCAGCAAATGGGACGACAAGATGGACGCTGAGAAGCTGAAGGCCTCCGTTGCCCGCTGGAACGAGCTGTGCGACAAGGGCGCTGACGAGGACTTCGGCCGCCAGCAGCTGGCAAAGGTCGAGACCGGTCCGTTCTACGCCATTCCGCTGTACCCGGGCATCTGCAATACCATCGGCGGTGCTCGCCGCAACGAGAACGCCAACATCGTCGATCCGAGCGGCAACCCGATTCCGCGCCTGTACTCCGCCGGCTCGTTCGGCAACATGAATGGCCACACTTACGCCATCACCGGCGGCAATGGCTCCGAGAACTGGTGCGTTGGCCGTATCGCCGGCCGCAATGCCGCCGCCCTCGAACCCTGGGATGCCGCGACCGAGGCCTAG
- a CDS encoding U32 family peptidase — MAQLEFSVPYNGDAATLRQLIALQKRNGNVIREIYLNAPQAITGSGRVGNVTTLDEFVGVVSVIREAGIRVDITMNSTCDGGDWYAEETLNRQIGFIRDMHEQHGIEAVTLANPFLIEQARQTCPNLEISASVLADIDCFSRAEAFALAGATTMTVDTSINRDLKLLRQIREKLGVELKLMVNEGCLNKCPFRKFHMNLISHKSQEARDEGNSFSFACGSIIERDAGQIFKSNWIRPEDLRRYEDITRFFKIVGRDMMPSKVLRCTEAYLDESYDGNLFDLLCSSIGYYGIEFRAHIDNKALGRTNFFKRTSTCNRQCQRCAYCAELADELLGYGWITREMLEDMGQTSMIAAIEAQFGGSYPVCRSFSKTPLENPFQSL; from the coding sequence GTGGCTCAACTCGAGTTTTCCGTTCCTTACAACGGAGACGCCGCCACGCTGCGGCAGCTGATCGCGCTTCAAAAACGCAACGGCAACGTTATTCGGGAGATCTACCTGAATGCGCCGCAAGCCATCACCGGTTCGGGCCGCGTTGGAAACGTGACGACCCTCGACGAGTTCGTCGGAGTGGTCAGCGTCATTCGCGAGGCGGGCATCCGCGTCGACATCACGATGAATTCCACGTGCGATGGCGGGGATTGGTACGCCGAGGAGACCCTCAATCGCCAAATCGGATTCATTCGCGATATGCACGAGCAACACGGCATTGAGGCAGTGACACTGGCCAACCCCTTCCTCATTGAACAAGCGCGCCAAACCTGTCCGAACCTTGAAATCAGCGCCTCAGTCCTCGCTGACATCGATTGCTTTTCCCGCGCCGAAGCCTTCGCACTGGCAGGTGCCACCACTATGACCGTGGACACGAGCATCAACCGCGACCTGAAGCTCTTGCGGCAAATCCGCGAGAAACTTGGCGTAGAGCTCAAACTCATGGTGAACGAGGGGTGCTTGAACAAATGCCCCTTCCGTAAATTCCACATGAACCTGATCTCGCACAAGTCCCAAGAGGCGCGCGACGAGGGAAACTCATTCTCCTTCGCTTGTGGCAGCATCATCGAGCGGGATGCTGGGCAAATCTTCAAGTCGAACTGGATTAGACCCGAGGATCTGCGGCGCTACGAAGACATCACGCGCTTCTTCAAGATCGTCGGCCGCGATATGATGCCGAGCAAGGTGCTTCGCTGCACGGAAGCCTACTTGGACGAGTCTTACGACGGTAACCTCTTCGATCTGCTGTGCAGTTCCATCGGCTACTACGGCATCGAATTCCGCGCGCACATCGACAACAAGGCACTTGGCAGGACAAATTTTTTCAAACGCACTTCCACCTGCAACCGGCAATGCCAGCGCTGCGCCTACTGCGCCGAATTGGCCGACGAGCTTCTGGGATATGGCTGGATCACCCGCGAGATGCTCGAGGATATGGGGCAGACGTCGATGATCGCCGCCATCGAAGCGCAATTCGGAGGCAGCTACCCTGTTTGCCGCTCCTTTTCAAAGACGCCCCTTGAAAACCCATTCCAATCTCTGTAA
- a CDS encoding helix-turn-helix domain-containing protein, producing MPGGYIEKTAEGFEIHYPHLPLKTLTTLEEAKRSLELAPPISTAGLKVGRMADENSDLISSAEAGEILGVSRFRVNAMVASGVLPGRRDNGKILVDRAAAEQKAAQGLSEGPQGKFTNLFLFYAPAGERTQYVAELETDDADSIERARAFAQEVMEDESEDAVEVRDYLRMRNFLRRHENEFEFARSVFGDLVEERARRASLRIPETEA from the coding sequence GTGCCGGGCGGCTATATCGAGAAAACCGCCGAAGGGTTCGAGATCCATTATCCGCACCTTCCCCTCAAAACGCTCACCACCCTAGAGGAGGCAAAGCGCAGCCTGGAGCTGGCTCCACCGATTTCAACAGCTGGCCTGAAAGTGGGAAGGATGGCCGACGAGAACAGCGACCTCATCTCGTCTGCCGAAGCTGGCGAGATACTCGGCGTGAGTCGTTTTCGCGTGAACGCCATGGTGGCCTCGGGCGTGCTGCCCGGCCGCCGCGACAACGGCAAGATTCTCGTCGATCGCGCCGCTGCGGAGCAGAAGGCCGCCCAAGGCCTCTCCGAGGGACCTCAAGGGAAGTTCACCAACCTTTTCCTGTTCTACGCGCCAGCAGGCGAACGCACGCAATATGTGGCTGAACTCGAAACCGACGACGCCGACTCCATCGAACGCGCCCGCGCCTTCGCCCAAGAAGTCATGGAGGACGAGAGCGAAGACGCCGTAGAAGTGCGCGACTACCTGCGCATGCGCAACTTCTTGCGTCGCCACGAAAACGAATTTGAGTTTGCTCGCAGCGTCTTTGGCGATCTCGTCGAAGAGCGAGCCCGACGCGCATCCCTACGCATACCGGAAACTGAAGCATAG
- a CDS encoding M20/M25/M40 family metallo-hydrolase — protein sequence MNPDRVLESFLEMVAIESPSWHEAPMAAYCAEKLAEMGFTVTFDASAAETGSDTGNLIAHLPGTVPGRIGFSAHLDTVKPCAGIEAVIEQRHICDDITCRMAEVVCSAGETILSADDKAGIAAIFEGLRSVLESGTPRPDITVLLTTCEEQSLLGAGALAEGALAWPKDLPAATPEAERDGRFPLFVLDADGAPGTIIMGAPYHWTLRARIEGRAAHAGVEPEEGVSAIQIAAAAVAAMPLGRIDECTTANVGRIEGGVAVNIVPVVVTLMGECRSLYEDRVLAQRDVMTCALEEAAARFGGQVEVAWELDYPAVVHEPGDAIVAHLEAAAATCGLESRHATSGGGADANILGTKGADAITLGIGMTNFHSVDEYIEVADLQNMARYVEAIIAEYAM from the coding sequence ATGAACCCCGATCGCGTGCTTGAATCGTTTTTGGAAATGGTGGCCATCGAGAGCCCGTCATGGCACGAGGCTCCCATGGCAGCTTATTGTGCAGAAAAACTGGCGGAGATGGGATTCACGGTCACCTTCGACGCTTCTGCGGCGGAAACGGGGTCGGATACGGGCAACCTCATCGCGCATTTGCCCGGCACGGTGCCGGGGCGCATCGGATTCTCGGCGCATCTGGACACGGTGAAGCCCTGCGCGGGCATCGAGGCGGTCATCGAGCAGCGCCATATCTGCGACGACATCACCTGCCGCATGGCCGAGGTCGTTTGCTCGGCGGGGGAGACGATCCTCTCGGCCGATGACAAGGCCGGCATCGCCGCCATTTTCGAGGGGCTGCGCTCGGTGCTGGAGTCCGGCACGCCCCGGCCCGACATCACGGTGCTGCTCACCACCTGCGAGGAGCAGAGCCTACTAGGGGCCGGTGCCTTGGCCGAGGGCGCGCTCGCGTGGCCGAAGGATCTGCCGGCGGCTACCCCGGAAGCCGAGCGCGACGGACGTTTCCCGCTGTTCGTGCTCGATGCGGACGGGGCGCCGGGCACCATCATCATGGGCGCGCCCTACCACTGGACGCTGCGCGCTCGCATCGAGGGCCGTGCCGCCCATGCCGGCGTGGAACCGGAGGAGGGCGTCTCCGCCATTCAGATCGCCGCAGCCGCCGTGGCCGCCATGCCGCTTGGGCGCATCGACGAGTGCACCACGGCCAACGTCGGCCGCATCGAGGGCGGCGTTGCCGTGAATATCGTGCCCGTCGTCGTGACGCTCATGGGGGAGTGCCGTTCGCTGTACGAGGATCGCGTGCTCGCCCAGCGCGATGTCATGACCTGCGCCTTGGAAGAAGCCGCCGCCCGCTTCGGCGGCCAGGTGGAAGTGGCCTGGGAGCTGGACTACCCGGCTGTCGTGCACGAGCCCGGCGACGCCATCGTCGCGCATTTGGAGGCCGCTGCGGCCACTTGCGGTCTTGAGTCCCGCCACGCCACCTCCGGCGGCGGGGCCGACGCGAACATCCTCGGCACGAAGGGCGCCGACGCCATCACCCTCGGCATCGGCATGACCAACTTCCATTCCGTCGACGAGTATATAGAGGTAGCCGACCTCCAGAACATGGCCCGCTACGTCGAGGCCATCATCGCCGAGTACGCGATGTAA